The Lynx canadensis isolate LIC74 chromosome D1, mLynCan4.pri.v2, whole genome shotgun sequence genome has a segment encoding these proteins:
- the LOC115524639 gene encoding olfactory receptor 56A3-like — MTIHQNGTITSEVSDFLLNCFVRSPSWKFWLSLPLSLLFLLAMGANTVLLITIWLEVSLHEPMYYLLSILSLLDIVVCLTVIPKVLTIFWFDLKSISFYACFLQMYIMNWFFAMESCTFMVMAYDCYVAICHPLRYTSIITDQFVVKTAIFILARNSIVTMSIPILSSQLHYCGTNVIDNCICANMFVSRLSCNDVTISRIYQFVGGWTLLGSDLILIFLSYTLILRAVLRLKAEGAVAKALSTCGSHFILILFFSTILLVFVLTHVVKKKVSPDVPVLLNVLHHVIFSALNSIVYGVRTQEIKQGIQRLLKKVC, encoded by the coding sequence atgACAATACACCAAAATGGCACCATCACCTCTGAGGTTTCAGACTTCCTCCTGAATTGTTTTGTCAGGTCCCCCAGCTGGAAGTTCTGGTTGTCCCTGCCCCTcagccttctcttccttctggccATGGGGGCCAATACTGTTCTCCTGATCACCATCTGGCTAGAGGTCTCTCTGCATGAGCCCATGTACTACCTGCTCAGTATCCTTTCCCTGCTGGACATTGTTGTCTGCCTCACTGTCATCCCCAAGGTCCTGACCATCTTCTGGTTTGACCTCAAGTCCATCAGTTTCTATGCCTGCTTCCTCCAGATGTACATCATGAATTGGTTCTTTGCTATGGAATCCTGCACATTCATGGTCATGGCCTATGACTgctatgtggccatctgccaCCCACTGAGGTACACATCCATCATCACCGACCAATTTGTAGTCAAGactgccatttttattttggcCAGGAATAGTATTGTTACAATGTCTATCCCCATTCTATCATCCCAACTCCATTATTGTGGGACAAATGTCATTGACAATTGCATCTGTGCCAATATGTTTGTCTCCAGGCTCTCTTGTAATGATGTCACCATTAGTCGCATCTACCAGTTTGTTGGAGGCTGGACACTGCTAGGATCTGACCTCATCCTCATCTTCCTCTCCTACACCCTCATATTGCGAGCTGTGCTGAGACTCAAGGCAGAAGGTGCTGTGGCCAAGGCCCTGAGCACATGTGGCTCCCACTTCATCCTTATCCTCTTCTTCAGCACCATCCTTCTGGTCTTCGTGCTCACTCATGTGGTGAAGAAGAAGGTCTCCCCTGATGTTCCAGTCTTGCTCAACGTCCTCCACCATGTCATCTTCTCAGCCCTCAACTCCATTGTGTATGGAGTGCGGACCCAGGAGATCAAGCAAGGAATCCAGAGATTACTGAAGAAAGTGTGCTAA